One window of Catonella massiliensis genomic DNA carries:
- a CDS encoding biotin transporter BioY, producing MSSNGNAAVKQGMDVKSLTLIGIMAAICCVLGPWQIPIGPVPISLQIIAVCLCSYVLGAKKGALAVLIYVLLGLVGLPVFAGAKSGGTALFGPTGGYIIGFIFMAFIGGLFIEKAGIKKIYMQIIGLVLGLLVCYLFGTIWFTVVNTKGINFTQALGYCVYPFIPFDIGKIVIAVILGNAVRQTLNKINA from the coding sequence ATGTCATCAAATGGAAATGCAGCAGTTAAACAGGGAATGGATGTAAAAAGTCTTACCCTCATAGGTATAATGGCAGCTATTTGCTGTGTGCTTGGCCCCTGGCAGATACCGATAGGACCGGTTCCGATTTCTTTACAGATTATAGCAGTCTGCCTCTGTTCCTATGTGCTTGGAGCAAAGAAGGGTGCTTTAGCCGTGCTAATATATGTGCTCCTTGGTCTTGTTGGGCTTCCCGTATTTGCAGGGGCAAAAAGTGGGGGAACTGCCTTATTCGGACCGACAGGAGGCTATATAATCGGATTCATATTTATGGCATTTATAGGCGGACTCTTCATAGAAAAAGCGGGGATTAAGAAGATATATATGCAGATAATAGGCCTTGTTTTGGGACTTTTAGTTTGCTATCTTTTTGGAACAATCTGGTTTACGGTAGTAAATACAAAAGGTATAAACTTCACGCAGGCACTTGGCTATTGCGTATATCCGTTCATACCTTTTGATATAGGAAAGATTGTTATAGCTGTAATACTTGGCAATGCCGTTAGACAGACTCTTAATAAAATTAACGCGTAA
- a CDS encoding folate family ECF transporter S component, producing MNEKENCKPCRIVSELQGIVNFPANLVKETLALPKTFGESAREFKSLHTVILCGLLGALSIILGMLASIDFGPFKVTYAWIPNRIVDFAFGPVVGAIYGGVMDVVKFIIKPSGTFNLAYTAMAVFAGIIFGAVLYKKPVSFMRIVFAQSLVKIFINVGMGTYLMAFERGKALMELLPVRLVKNVIMIPLDSIILFVVLTALMKVLPRLKSNSLHQA from the coding sequence ATGAACGAAAAAGAAAACTGCAAACCTTGCCGCATTGTATCAGAGCTTCAGGGAATTGTGAATTTTCCTGCCAATCTGGTGAAGGAAACCCTTGCCCTGCCAAAGACTTTTGGAGAATCAGCGAGAGAGTTTAAAAGTCTGCATACCGTTATTCTTTGCGGCCTTTTGGGGGCCTTAAGCATCATCCTTGGTATGCTTGCTTCCATTGATTTTGGCCCATTTAAGGTGACTTATGCCTGGATACCAAACCGCATAGTAGACTTTGCCTTTGGGCCTGTGGTTGGCGCCATCTACGGCGGAGTTATGGATGTGGTAAAGTTTATAATCAAGCCAAGTGGTACATTTAACCTGGCTTATACTGCAATGGCTGTATTTGCAGGGATAATATTCGGTGCAGTGCTTTATAAAAAGCCTGTCAGCTTTATGAGAATAGTATTTGCACAGAGCTTGGTTAAGATATTTATCAATGTGGGAATGGGTACCTACCTTATGGCATTTGAAAGAGGAAAGGCTCTTATGGAGTTACTCCCTGTAAGGCTTGTAAAGAACGTCATCATGATACCTCTTGACAGTATCATTTTGTTTGTTGTACTTACAGCCCTTATGAAGGTATTACCAAGACTTAAAAGTAACAGCCTTC
- a CDS encoding alpha-amylase family glycosyl hydrolase has protein sequence MKLNKIIKPLAATLPLTFSLTACNASSVGTPIKLIDDNYRVTYQIFVSSFYDSNGDGIGDLEGIRKKLDYINDGKAEKGTSLLANEIWLTPVSPSLSYHKYDVMDYKNIDKDFGTLEDFKALLDDCHKRNIKVIFDLVMNHSSSEHPWFVEAVNYIKGLKKGEEPDFNTCPYANYYNFTKKKQEGYAPIEGTDWYYEARFSPKMPDFNLENEAVRNEFKDIFKFWLGLGVDGFRLDAVTYYVTGSVTKNTEILTWLNKTVKEIKPDAYIVGEAWSTESEYGAYYKSGVDSFFDFEFSGSDGVIAKILKGVAPASSFAERMIREDELFSGNNPHYVNAPFYTNHDIPRSAGYYSGERRVDMIKLAGAMNLLMSGNAFIYYGEELGMKGSGKDENKRAPMQWSKDANAEGMCKGPKDMDEFEMMYGTLEDQSDDETSIYNYFKRAIKLRHSYPVIARGKTALYDGFDNANPDTVSVFTRNMADNSYEPLLIVINTSENDVSQKLGEDYTKLESFLVTGDKEVTIKDGMINIPSFGIAILTR, from the coding sequence ATGAAATTGAATAAAATCATTAAGCCACTTGCAGCCACTCTCCCACTCACTTTTTCGCTCACAGCCTGCAATGCTTCTTCGGTGGGCACTCCTATTAAGCTCATAGATGATAATTACCGCGTTACCTATCAAATCTTCGTCTCATCCTTCTATGACAGCAATGGAGATGGAATAGGAGACCTTGAAGGTATAAGAAAGAAGCTTGACTACATCAATGACGGAAAGGCTGAGAAAGGCACTTCCCTCCTTGCAAATGAAATCTGGCTCACCCCTGTTTCCCCTTCTCTGTCCTATCATAAGTATGATGTTATGGACTATAAAAATATAGATAAGGATTTTGGTACTCTTGAGGACTTCAAGGCTCTTCTTGATGATTGTCACAAGAGAAATATAAAGGTGATTTTTGATTTGGTTATGAACCATTCCTCTTCGGAGCATCCTTGGTTTGTAGAAGCCGTAAACTATATAAAAGGCCTTAAAAAAGGCGAAGAACCTGACTTTAATACCTGTCCTTATGCTAATTATTATAACTTTACCAAAAAGAAGCAGGAGGGCTATGCTCCTATAGAGGGAACAGATTGGTACTATGAGGCTAGATTCAGTCCTAAAATGCCTGACTTCAACCTTGAAAATGAAGCAGTTAGAAATGAGTTTAAGGACATTTTCAAATTCTGGCTTGGTCTAGGTGTAGACGGCTTTAGGTTGGATGCAGTTACCTACTATGTGACAGGAAGTGTAACAAAAAATACGGAAATTCTTACCTGGCTCAATAAAACAGTTAAGGAAATTAAGCCTGATGCCTATATAGTTGGTGAAGCCTGGTCCACAGAGAGTGAGTACGGAGCTTATTACAAGAGTGGCGTTGACAGCTTCTTTGACTTTGAATTCTCAGGAAGTGATGGAGTCATAGCCAAGATACTTAAGGGCGTGGCACCTGCAAGCAGCTTTGCAGAGAGGATGATTAGAGAGGATGAGCTTTTTTCAGGAAATAATCCACATTATGTAAATGCACCATTTTATACAAACCACGATATACCTCGTTCTGCGGGCTACTACTCAGGAGAGAGAAGAGTTGATATGATTAAGCTCGCAGGGGCAATGAACCTGCTTATGAGCGGCAATGCCTTCATATATTACGGAGAGGAGCTTGGAATGAAGGGCTCTGGAAAAGATGAAAACAAGAGAGCTCCTATGCAGTGGTCAAAGGATGCAAATGCTGAAGGCATGTGTAAAGGGCCTAAGGACATGGATGAGTTTGAAATGATGTACGGCACCTTAGAAGACCAAAGCGATGATGAGACTTCCATTTACAATTATTTTAAGAGAGCAATTAAGCTAAGGCATAGTTACCCTGTAATCGCAAGAGGAAAGACTGCTCTATATGATGGCTTTGACAATGCAAATCCTGATACGGTTTCTGTATTTACAAGAAATATGGCTGATAACAGCTATGAGCCTCTTCTCATTGTAATCAACACCTCAGAAAATGATGTAAGCCAGAAACTTGGAGAGGACTACACAAAGCTTGAGTCCTTTCTTGTAACCGGCGATAAAGAGGTAACAATAAAGGATGGAATGATTAACATCCCATCCTTTGGTATAGCCATACTTACGCGTTAA
- a CDS encoding tRNA threonylcarbamoyladenosine dehydratase: protein MEENQFDRTALLLGKASVERLARKRVAVFGVGGVGGFVCEGLVRAGIGAIDIVDKDIVAISNINRQLIALHSTVGKNKVDVLEERLKDINKNLIIKKYKCFFLPETSETFDFREYDYVVDAIDTVTGKIELILKAKEAGVPIISAMGAGNKLDPAAFQVSDIYKTSVCPLARVMRRELKKRGVDKLKVVYSKEEPIKPQFEEGEEVVPGSISFVPPALGLIIAGEVVKDLIRVE from the coding sequence ATGGAGGAGAACCAGTTTGATCGAACAGCCCTGCTTCTTGGCAAGGCCTCGGTAGAGAGATTAGCTCGTAAACGAGTTGCGGTGTTTGGAGTAGGTGGAGTAGGCGGCTTTGTCTGTGAGGGACTTGTTAGGGCAGGGATTGGTGCCATAGACATAGTTGATAAAGATATTGTTGCCATAAGTAATATTAACCGCCAATTGATAGCCCTTCACAGTACTGTTGGAAAGAACAAGGTAGATGTGCTTGAAGAGAGGCTTAAGGATATAAATAAAAACTTAATTATTAAAAAATATAAATGTTTTTTTCTGCCTGAGACGTCTGAGACTTTTGATTTTAGAGAATATGACTATGTGGTAGATGCAATAGACACAGTTACAGGCAAGATAGAGCTTATTCTCAAGGCAAAAGAGGCGGGAGTTCCTATTATTTCTGCTATGGGAGCAGGAAACAAGCTCGACCCTGCAGCCTTTCAGGTTTCGGATATATATAAAACGAGTGTCTGCCCACTTGCAAGAGTTATGAGAAGAGAACTTAAGAAAAGAGGGGTAGATAAGCTAAAGGTGGTATATTCTAAGGAGGAGCCCATAAAACCACAGTTTGAAGAGGGTGAGGAAGTTGTACCGGGAAGCATTTCCTTTGTGCCGCCTGCCCTGGGGCTTATTATAGCCGGGGAGGTAGTTAAGGACTTAATAAGAGTAGAATAG
- a CDS encoding AI-2E family transporter, whose amino-acid sequence MKFNKDLLEKRWVAYTLATCSAVILYFLLSNVSDIFNGLRVVYKVLSPLITGLIIAYVIDPFVTFLQRTVFANVKNEHTRKKLSVTVALVGIALLIILLMFALIPQIVVSIKTLFSNMDEYIRSLQGFLQAASVEAATRGIDISGITRFSDDILNVVGKKIPENFNGIVTTSLSISKAIFDLFIAMFLAIYFLADKERLKGSFDRLLKRLMKADRYKAFAGFWARCNGILIRYIAFDIIDGVIVGVANFIFMSVAGIPYSVLISVLVGVTNLAPTFGPIVGGILGGFILVLVNPLQALWFIIFTIILQTIDGYVLKPKLFGGSLGVPGVWILVSIVIGGRVFGVAGILLSIPFAAIVDFIYHDMIFREARKNEEMDKQLKEKKLKSK is encoded by the coding sequence ATGAAATTTAACAAGGATTTACTGGAAAAAAGGTGGGTTGCCTATACTTTAGCTACCTGCTCTGCAGTGATTTTATATTTTCTGCTTTCAAATGTTTCCGATATCTTTAATGGACTAAGGGTTGTATATAAGGTGCTAAGCCCCCTGATTACAGGACTTATCATAGCCTATGTCATTGATCCCTTCGTTACTTTTTTACAGAGGACTGTATTTGCAAATGTAAAAAATGAACACACGAGGAAGAAGCTTTCGGTAACTGTAGCCTTAGTTGGCATAGCCCTGCTTATAATTCTCCTTATGTTTGCGCTTATCCCGCAGATTGTCGTTAGTATTAAAACACTGTTTAGCAACATGGATGAGTACATAAGGTCACTTCAGGGATTCTTACAGGCTGCAAGTGTGGAAGCTGCAACAAGAGGAATAGACATAAGCGGGATAACCAGATTCAGTGATGATATATTAAATGTAGTGGGGAAGAAGATACCTGAGAACTTTAACGGAATAGTAACTACATCCCTAAGTATAAGCAAGGCAATTTTTGATTTATTTATAGCAATGTTTCTTGCCATATATTTTCTGGCTGATAAAGAAAGACTTAAGGGCAGCTTTGACAGGCTGTTAAAGCGTCTTATGAAAGCAGATAGATACAAGGCTTTCGCAGGATTCTGGGCAAGGTGCAACGGCATACTTATAAGATACATTGCCTTTGATATAATTGATGGTGTGATAGTAGGAGTAGCAAACTTTATATTTATGTCGGTAGCAGGCATACCTTATTCTGTGCTGATTTCCGTTCTTGTGGGAGTAACCAACCTGGCACCGACATTTGGCCCTATAGTTGGAGGTATACTTGGAGGCTTCATTCTTGTGCTTGTTAACCCTCTTCAAGCACTGTGGTTCATCATATTTACCATTATACTTCAGACTATAGACGGCTACGTCCTTAAGCCAAAGCTCTTTGGTGGAAGCCTTGGAGTGCCGGGGGTATGGATACTTGTATCTATTGTAATTGGCGGAAGGGTTTTTGGAGTTGCAGGCATACTGCTTTCCATACCTTTTGCTGCTATAGTTGACTTCATCTACCATGATATGATATTTAGAGAAGCAAGAAAAAATGAAGAAATGGACAAGCAGTTAAAAGAGAAAAAATTAAAAAGTAAATAA